In a single window of the Massilia oculi genome:
- a CDS encoding universal stress protein, with amino-acid sequence MLKTILVHVDGGPCQESRLRAAALLAGAHDAHLVGSAATGLSMASYAVLNGSMAMPVSNREFQELRDAVATLLDDFVTQAGRLGIHGAEARMVEDADRDGLLLQARYADLVVVSQDHGRSRATTARGLPQYLALHGARPVLVVPDSYHGKPIPGDALVGWDGSMPAQRAINAALPLLAQAGTVHLALVNPDLQSGLHGIEPGADMAHYLARHGLKVDVAVAHTRATEGEALMDMARDCHAGLMVTGAFGHSRYREWILGGVTRDVLDHAPAPLLIAH; translated from the coding sequence ATGCTCAAGACCATACTCGTCCATGTCGACGGCGGCCCCTGCCAGGAGAGCCGCCTGCGCGCCGCCGCGCTGCTCGCCGGCGCGCACGACGCCCACCTGGTCGGCAGCGCCGCCACCGGGCTGTCGATGGCCAGTTATGCGGTACTCAACGGTTCGATGGCCATGCCGGTCTCCAACCGCGAATTCCAGGAACTGCGCGACGCCGTCGCCACCCTGCTCGACGATTTCGTGACCCAGGCCGGGCGCCTCGGCATCCACGGCGCCGAGGCGCGCATGGTCGAAGACGCCGACCGCGACGGCCTGCTGCTGCAGGCGCGCTATGCCGATCTGGTCGTGGTCAGCCAGGACCATGGCCGCAGCCGCGCCACGACCGCACGCGGCCTGCCCCAATACCTCGCCCTGCACGGCGCCCGGCCGGTGCTGGTGGTGCCCGACAGCTACCACGGCAAGCCGATCCCCGGCGACGCACTGGTCGGCTGGGACGGCAGCATGCCAGCCCAGCGCGCGATCAACGCCGCCCTGCCACTGCTGGCCCAGGCCGGCACCGTGCACCTGGCGCTCGTTAACCCCGACCTGCAATCCGGCCTGCACGGCATCGAGCCGGGCGCCGACATGGCCCACTACCTGGCGCGCCACGGCCTGAAGGTCGACGTCGCCGTCGCGCATACCCGCGCCACGGAGGGCGAGGCCCTGATGGACATGGCGCGCGACTGCCACGCCGGGCTGATGGTCACCGGCGCCTTCGGCCACAGCCGCTACCGCGAATGGATCCTGGGCGGCGTCACGCGCGACGTGCTCGACCACGCCCCGGCGCCGCTCCTGATCGCCCATTGA
- a CDS encoding ThuA domain-containing protein: MIRSLASLVLACSVAFTFASPARGAQFNVLLFTKSTAWHHDAVHAGVTAVQELGKLHDFDVFWTADAGRVMNDAELTKYQAVIFLLTTGDVLDAAQQAAFERFIRRGGGYVGVHSAADTEYDWPWYTRMVGHMFHVHPAVQTAVVKVEDANFPGMERFAPRNLVTDEWYEFGPARSKDLVYLLSVDESSYRPQTTWPDRVGKGMGAFHPISWYQYHDGGRAFYTGMGHMAATYRDPVFLHHLFGGIYWAATGRGIGPGQAGPRAAR; encoded by the coding sequence ATGATCCGTTCGCTTGCCTCCCTCGTCCTCGCCTGCTCGGTCGCTTTCACCTTTGCCTCCCCGGCACGGGGGGCCCAGTTCAATGTGCTGCTGTTTACCAAGTCGACCGCCTGGCACCACGATGCCGTGCACGCAGGCGTGACGGCGGTACAGGAACTGGGCAAGCTGCATGACTTCGACGTGTTCTGGACCGCCGACGCCGGGCGGGTGATGAACGATGCCGAGCTGACGAAGTACCAGGCGGTGATCTTTTTGCTTACCACCGGAGATGTGCTCGACGCAGCCCAGCAGGCGGCCTTCGAGCGCTTCATCCGGCGCGGCGGCGGCTATGTCGGCGTGCACAGCGCGGCCGACACCGAGTACGACTGGCCGTGGTACACCAGAATGGTGGGACATATGTTCCACGTCCATCCCGCGGTCCAGACCGCTGTCGTGAAGGTCGAGGACGCGAACTTTCCCGGCATGGAACGCTTCGCGCCGCGCAACCTGGTCACCGACGAATGGTATGAGTTCGGGCCGGCGCGCTCGAAAGACCTGGTCTACCTGCTGAGCGTGGACGAGAGCAGCTATCGTCCGCAGACGACCTGGCCCGACCGCGTGGGCAAGGGGATGGGCGCCTTCCACCCGATCAGCTGGTACCAGTACCACGACGGCGGCCGCGCCTTCTACACCGGAATGGGCCATATGGCGGCAACCTACCGCGATCCGGTCTTCCTGCATCACCTGTTTGGCGGCATCTACTGGGCGGCGACCGGGCGCGGCATCGGCCCCGGCCAGGCCGGGCCCCGCGCAGCGCGCTAG
- a CDS encoding MAPEG family protein: MTTELTLLAWTLVLALVQILLPSTLRTQETGAQYNLGARDGAAPPPRPVTARLQRAQANLFETLPLFAAAVLIAHVSGTHGALTLWGCWLYLLARIVYVPLYAAGIPVLRTLVWMVSVAGLVLILVALLSA; this comes from the coding sequence ATGACCACCGAACTCACCCTGCTGGCCTGGACCCTGGTGCTGGCCCTGGTCCAGATCCTGCTGCCCTCCACCCTGCGTACCCAGGAGACGGGCGCGCAATACAACTTGGGCGCGCGCGACGGCGCCGCGCCGCCGCCGCGCCCGGTGACGGCCCGCCTGCAGCGCGCCCAGGCCAATCTGTTCGAGACCCTGCCGCTGTTCGCGGCGGCGGTGCTGATCGCCCACGTCTCGGGCACGCACGGCGCGCTGACCCTGTGGGGCTGCTGGCTCTACCTGCTGGCGCGCATCGTCTATGTGCCGCTGTACGCGGCCGGCATTCCGGTGCTGCGCACGCTGGTCTGGATGGTGTCGGTGGCCGGCCTGGTGCTGATCCTGGTCGCGCTGCTGTCGGCCTAG
- a CDS encoding metal-dependent hydrolase, with the protein MDNLTHSLVGLALGELADRALPAHPDPHQARTRRRVLLATGALASNFPDLDLMLTPLLAPPLGYLLHHRGHTHTLLYALPQIALLLGLLWLLWPGARRLMRDDRTARRAVLATAALGMVLHLSLDFLNVYGVHPFHPLDSRWLYGDMVFIIEPVFWTALGVALALLVPNRVLRWLFAALILAAPVLFTYMGFLQWGSLAGLLTVAAVVAVMARRGGSAGLVAAIVACLGFIAVQGVAGHLAREQIRSALAQLEPGSRILDMPLSAFPSNPLCWSFAVISDNGGAGSYAVRIGALSLAPGVSDVAACPARFGGEPGAAERTLSWKYKEDGSLAGLRALRQDNCHFDGWLRFARVPSLIDGKATDIRFSAPGADNFSTLPYAEMADRPCPAPALVPQWERPRQDLLDGR; encoded by the coding sequence ATGGACAATCTCACTCACTCCCTGGTGGGCCTGGCGCTGGGCGAACTCGCCGACCGCGCCCTGCCCGCCCATCCCGATCCCCATCAAGCGCGCACACGGCGCCGCGTCCTGCTCGCCACCGGCGCGCTGGCCAGCAATTTTCCCGACCTCGACCTGATGCTCACGCCCTTGCTGGCGCCACCGCTCGGCTATCTGCTGCACCACCGCGGCCATACGCACACGCTGCTGTATGCCCTGCCCCAGATCGCGCTGCTGCTCGGCCTGCTATGGCTGCTGTGGCCGGGGGCGCGGCGCCTGATGCGCGACGACCGCACGGCGCGCCGCGCGGTGCTGGCCACCGCCGCGCTCGGGATGGTGCTGCACCTGTCGCTCGACTTCCTGAACGTGTATGGCGTGCACCCCTTCCACCCGCTCGACTCGCGCTGGCTGTATGGCGACATGGTGTTCATCATCGAGCCGGTGTTCTGGACCGCGCTCGGGGTGGCGCTGGCCTTGCTGGTGCCGAACCGTGTGCTGCGCTGGCTGTTCGCGGCCCTGATCCTGGCCGCACCGGTGCTGTTTACCTATATGGGCTTCCTGCAGTGGGGTTCGCTGGCCGGCCTGCTGACGGTGGCGGCTGTCGTGGCCGTGATGGCGCGCCGTGGCGGGTCGGCCGGCCTGGTCGCCGCGATCGTGGCCTGCCTGGGCTTCATCGCGGTGCAGGGCGTGGCCGGCCACCTGGCGCGCGAGCAGATCCGGTCAGCGCTCGCCCAGCTCGAGCCGGGCAGCCGCATCCTCGACATGCCGCTGTCGGCCTTCCCGTCGAATCCCCTGTGCTGGTCGTTCGCGGTGATCAGCGACAACGGCGGCGCCGGCAGCTATGCGGTGCGCATCGGCGCGCTGAGCCTGGCCCCTGGCGTGAGCGACGTCGCCGCCTGCCCGGCGCGCTTCGGCGGCGAGCCGGGCGCCGCCGAGCGAACGCTGTCGTGGAAGTACAAGGAAGACGGCAGCCTGGCCGGCCTGCGCGCGCTGCGGCAGGATAACTGCCACTTCGACGGCTGGCTGCGCTTCGCGCGCGTGCCCTCGCTGATCGACGGCAAGGCCACCGATATCCGCTTCAGCGCGCCCGGGGCCGATAATTTCTCGACCCTGCCGTATGCGGAGATGGCGGACCGGCCCTGCCCGGCGCCGGCCCTGGTGCCGCAATGGGAGCGGCCGCGCCAGGACTTGCTGGATGGGCGATGA
- a CDS encoding methyl-accepting chemotaxis protein, translating to MRNNQPVTGNEYVMGAGQSIVSKTDTKGRITYVNPSFVDVSGFSEGELLGKAHNMVRHPDMPPEAFADMWATLQAGDPWTGLVKNRRKNGDFYWVVANVVPIQERGRVTGYMSVRTAPTRQQIEQADRLYRQIRAGQARGLGIVRGQVVRTGWRRRLNLLAALRELPLRQRLGWMMGGQALVLSALGAAADGPAWRMLAGAGVLASLAVWYELNRSIARPLQDAVATVYALAGGDLARPVPAPGGGEIGRLQLALRQLNVNLTAIMGDVRDNVSSIELATRAIAAGNADLASRTEAQAASLEQTASSLGNIARAAGRNTDSAVQADGMVLAATTVAGQGGQAAQRIGQTMERISGSANRIGDIIGLIDGIAFQTNLLALNAAVEAARAGEQGRGFAVVAGEVRSLAQRTAGAAKEIKGLIEVSSGHVGEGAELVGQAGQTMRAVVDQVAEAAAIMSAITAASREQARDILGVNAAMSELDAITRQNAAQVEESAVSSSSVADEAARLSLALSVFKFKAL from the coding sequence GTGCGCAACAACCAGCCAGTCACCGGGAACGAATACGTGATGGGGGCGGGACAGTCGATCGTCTCGAAGACCGATACCAAGGGTCGCATCACCTACGTCAACCCGAGCTTCGTCGACGTCAGCGGATTCAGCGAAGGCGAGCTGCTGGGCAAGGCCCACAATATGGTGCGCCATCCCGACATGCCGCCCGAGGCCTTCGCCGACATGTGGGCGACTCTGCAGGCGGGCGACCCCTGGACCGGCCTGGTCAAGAACCGCCGCAAGAACGGCGATTTCTACTGGGTGGTGGCGAACGTGGTGCCGATCCAGGAGCGCGGCCGCGTGACCGGCTATATGTCGGTGCGCACCGCGCCCACCCGCCAGCAGATCGAGCAGGCCGACCGGCTGTACCGTCAGATCCGCGCCGGGCAGGCGCGCGGCCTCGGCATCGTGCGCGGCCAGGTGGTGCGCACCGGCTGGCGCCGGCGTCTGAATCTGCTGGCCGCCCTGCGCGAGCTGCCGCTGCGCCAGCGCCTGGGCTGGATGATGGGCGGGCAGGCCCTGGTGTTGTCAGCGCTCGGGGCCGCCGCGGATGGCCCGGCCTGGCGCATGCTGGCCGGCGCCGGCGTGCTGGCCTCGCTGGCGGTCTGGTATGAGCTCAACCGCAGCATCGCGCGGCCTCTGCAGGATGCCGTCGCGACCGTCTATGCACTGGCCGGCGGCGACCTCGCGCGTCCCGTCCCGGCGCCTGGCGGCGGGGAGATCGGCCGCCTGCAGCTGGCGCTGCGCCAGCTGAACGTCAACCTGACGGCAATCATGGGCGACGTGCGCGACAACGTCAGCTCGATCGAACTCGCCACCCGCGCGATCGCCGCCGGCAATGCCGACCTGGCCAGCCGTACCGAAGCCCAGGCCGCCAGCCTGGAGCAGACCGCGAGCAGCCTGGGTAATATCGCGCGCGCCGCCGGCCGCAATACCGACAGCGCGGTGCAGGCCGACGGCATGGTGCTGGCCGCCACCACGGTGGCCGGCCAGGGCGGCCAGGCGGCCCAGCGCATCGGCCAGACCATGGAACGGATCAGCGGCTCGGCCAACCGCATCGGCGACATCATCGGTCTGATCGACGGCATCGCCTTCCAGACCAATCTGCTGGCGCTGAACGCAGCGGTCGAGGCGGCCAGGGCAGGCGAGCAGGGACGCGGCTTCGCCGTCGTGGCCGGAGAGGTGCGCAGCCTGGCCCAGCGCACCGCCGGCGCCGCAAAGGAGATCAAGGGACTGATCGAGGTCTCCAGCGGCCACGTGGGAGAGGGCGCCGAACTGGTCGGCCAGGCCGGCCAGACCATGCGCGCGGTGGTCGACCAGGTGGCCGAGGCGGCCGCCATCATGAGCGCGATCACTGCCGCCAGCCGCGAACAGGCCCGGGACATCCTGGGCGTCAATGCCGCCATGAGCGAGCTGGACGCGATCACGCGGCAGAACGCCGCCCAGGTCGAGGAATCGGCCGTCTCCTCCAGCAGCGTGGCCGATGAAGCGGCCCGCCTGTCGCTGGCTTTGTCGGTGTTCAAGTTCAAGGCGCTGTAA
- a CDS encoding IS1595 family transposase encodes MKAPNLTKLCDRLSQLNQPQRQQVLAALHPAAGLDRVVVLIGEIRSMGRCCPDCGCERCHRHGQANDLQRYRCRACGRTFNDLTGTPLARLRHKGKWLDYLEAVLDSRTVRSAAKRVGVHPNTTFRWRHRFLDRVKDDRPERLVGIVEADETFLLESQKGSRKLDRQPRKRGGSAALRGISHHLDCILVARDRRGQTIDAVTGRGPLKVTQLIKHLLPKLDSQALLVTDANAAYRAFAQAHGIAHQAVNLGAGKRVRSGAEGAIHVQNVNAYHRRFKEWLLRFHGVASRWLSNYLGWQWALDGGRVSSVEQLLRIVFGVINR; translated from the coding sequence ATGAAAGCGCCGAACTTAACAAAGCTGTGCGATCGACTGTCTCAACTGAACCAGCCGCAGCGCCAACAGGTGCTGGCCGCCCTGCATCCGGCTGCCGGGCTCGACCGGGTGGTCGTCCTCATCGGCGAGATCCGGTCAATGGGGCGCTGCTGCCCGGATTGCGGCTGCGAGCGTTGCCACCGCCATGGCCAGGCAAACGACCTGCAACGCTATCGCTGCCGCGCGTGCGGCCGCACCTTCAATGACCTGACCGGCACGCCGCTGGCGCGGCTCAGGCACAAGGGCAAGTGGCTCGATTACCTGGAAGCGGTGCTCGATTCCCGCACGGTCCGTTCTGCTGCCAAACGGGTAGGCGTGCACCCGAACACGACGTTTCGCTGGCGCCACCGCTTCCTCGACCGGGTCAAGGACGACCGGCCCGAGCGCCTGGTCGGCATCGTCGAGGCCGACGAAACGTTCCTGCTCGAATCGCAGAAGGGTTCACGCAAGCTCGATCGCCAGCCGCGCAAGCGCGGCGGCAGTGCCGCCCTGCGCGGTATTTCGCATCATCTCGATTGCATCCTGGTGGCGCGCGACCGCAGAGGGCAGACCATCGACGCCGTTACCGGCCGCGGCCCCTTGAAGGTGACCCAACTGATCAAGCACCTGCTGCCGAAACTCGATTCGCAAGCGCTGCTGGTCACCGACGCCAATGCCGCCTATCGCGCCTTCGCCCAAGCGCATGGCATTGCGCACCAGGCTGTCAATCTCGGCGCCGGCAAACGGGTCCGCAGCGGCGCCGAGGGCGCCATCCATGTGCAGAACGTGAACGCCTACCACCGGCGTTTCAAGGAATGGCTGTTGCGCTTCCATGGCGTGGCGTCGCGCTGGTTATCCAACTATCTCGGCTGGCAGTGGGCGCTCGATGGCGGGCGAGTCTCTTCTGTCGAGCAATTGCTGCGAATCGTATTCGGAGTCATCAACAGATAA